The proteins below are encoded in one region of Homo sapiens chromosome 2, GRCh38.p14 Primary Assembly:
- the DPY30 gene encoding protein dpy-30 homolog isoform 2 (isoform 2 is encoded by transcript variant 3), which translates to MEPEQMLEGQTQVAENPHSEYGLTDNVERIVENEKINAEKSSKQKVDLQSLPTRAYLDQTVVPILLQGLAVLAKER; encoded by the exons ATGGAGCCAGAGCAGATGCTGGAGGGACAAACGCAG gtTGCAGAAAATCCTCACTCTGAGTACGGTCTCACAGACAACGTTGAG AGAATAGTAGAAAATGAGAAGATTAATGCAGAAAAGTCATCAAAGCAGAAGGTAGATCTCCAGTCTTTGCCAACTCGTGCCTACCTGGATCAGACAGTTGTGCCTATCTTATTACAGGGACTTGCTGTGCTTGCAAAGGAAAG atga
- the DPY30 gene encoding protein dpy-30 homolog isoform X2: MEPEQMLEGQTQVAENPHSEYGLTDNVERIVENEKINAEKSSKQKVDLQSLPTRAYLDQTVVPILLQGLAVLAKERVLQQRENTAVKYNLKNSANFSQHCFWTFLRVGSGHLQWLNKYHR; encoded by the exons ATGGAGCCAGAGCAGATGCTGGAGGGACAAACGCAG gtTGCAGAAAATCCTCACTCTGAGTACGGTCTCACAGACAACGTTGAG AGAATAGTAGAAAATGAGAAGATTAATGCAGAAAAGTCATCAAAGCAGAAGGTAGATCTCCAGTCTTTGCCAACTCGTGCCTACCTGGATCAGACAGTTGTGCCTATCTTATTACAGGGACTTGCTGTGCTTGCAAAGGAAAG AGTTttacaacagagagaaaatacagCAGtcaagtataatttaaaaaattcagccaATTTTTCTCAGCATTGTTTCTGGACCTTTCTGAGGGTGGGATCTGGGCATCTTCAATGGCTTAACAAGTAtcacaggtga
- the DPY30 gene encoding protein dpy-30 homolog isoform X1, which translates to MEPEQMLEGQTQVAENPHSEYGLTDNVERIVENEKINAEKSSKQKVDLQSLPTRAYLDQTVVPILLQGLAVLAKERVLQQRENTAVKYNLKNSANFSQHCFWTFLRVGSGHLQWLNKYHR; encoded by the exons ATGGAGCCAGAGCAGATGCTGGAGGGACAAACGCAG gtTGCAGAAAATCCTCACTCTGAGTACGGTCTCACAGACAACGTTGAG AGAATAGTAGAAAATGAGAAGATTAATGCAGAAAAGTCATCAAAGCAGAAGGTAGATCTCCAGTCTTTGCCAACTCGTGCCTACCTGGATCAGACAGTTGTGCCTATCTTATTACAGGGACTTGCTGTGCTTGCAAAGGAAAG AGTTttacaacagagagaaaatacagCAGtcaagtataatttaaaaaattcagccaATTTTTCTCAGCATTGTTTCTGGACCTTTCTGAGGGTGGGATCTGGGCATCTTCAATGGCTTAACAAGTAtcacag atga
- the DPY30 gene encoding protein dpy-30 homolog isoform 1 (isoform 1 is encoded by transcript variant 1) produces the protein MEPEQMLEGQTQVAENPHSEYGLTDNVERIVENEKINAEKSSKQKVDLQSLPTRAYLDQTVVPILLQGLAVLAKERPPNPIEFLASYLLKNKAQFEDRN, from the exons ATGGAGCCAGAGCAGATGCTGGAGGGACAAACGCAG gtTGCAGAAAATCCTCACTCTGAGTACGGTCTCACAGACAACGTTGAG AGAATAGTAGAAAATGAGAAGATTAATGCAGAAAAGTCATCAAAGCAGAAGGTAGATCTCCAGTCTTTGCCAACTCGTGCCTACCTGGATCAGACAGTTGTGCCTATCTTATTACAGGGACTTGCTGTGCTTGCAAAGGAAAG ACCACCAAATCCCATTGAATTTCTAGcatcttatcttttaaaaaacaaggcaCAGTTTGAAGATCGAAACTGA